In Georgenia soli, a genomic segment contains:
- a CDS encoding DNA alkylation repair protein, whose amino-acid sequence MDGQHRGSGRAGRPGLLTTTSAARGDLVAAVRRTLASGGDPVRAAGQQRYLRSEMPLRGFRLPELRAALRPVLDAHPVDDAGAWEATIRALWDEAGYREERHAAIALARHRPYRAWATDPATLPLYRHLVLTGAWWDLVDDVATHLLAPLLLAHPEVAAEVRAWAVDDDVWVRRAAILAQIGARGRTDTSLLTDCVEVNLLGSPHGREFFVRKAIGWALRDLARTDAAWVAAYVEALGDRLSPLSRREALKHLG is encoded by the coding sequence CTGGATGGTCAACATCGCGGGTCAGGGCGGGCAGGGCGGCCAGGGCTCCTGACCACCACTTCAGCCGCCCGTGGCGACCTTGTCGCAGCGGTCCGGCGCACGCTGGCCAGCGGCGGGGACCCCGTCCGCGCCGCCGGCCAGCAGCGCTACCTGCGCTCGGAGATGCCGCTGCGCGGCTTCCGTCTCCCCGAGCTGCGTGCGGCGCTGCGCCCGGTGCTGGACGCCCACCCCGTGGACGACGCCGGCGCCTGGGAGGCCACCATCCGTGCCCTCTGGGACGAGGCCGGGTACCGGGAGGAGCGGCACGCGGCCATCGCCCTGGCACGCCACCGCCCGTACCGGGCGTGGGCGACCGACCCCGCGACGCTGCCGCTGTACCGGCACCTCGTGCTCACGGGTGCGTGGTGGGACCTCGTCGACGACGTCGCCACGCACCTCCTCGCGCCGCTCCTGCTGGCCCACCCCGAGGTGGCGGCGGAGGTGCGCGCCTGGGCCGTCGACGACGACGTGTGGGTGCGACGCGCGGCGATCCTCGCCCAGATCGGCGCCCGCGGGCGCACGGACACCAGCCTCCTGACGGACTGCGTCGAGGTGAACCTGCTCGGCAGCCCGCACGGTCGTGAGTTCTTCGTCCGCAAGGCGATCGGCTGGGCGCTGCGCGACCTCGCGCGCACGGACGCCGCCTGGGTTGCCGCGTACGTCGAGGCGCTGGGTGACCGGCTGTCCCCGCTCTCGCGGCGCGAGGCGCTCAAGCACCTCGGGTAA
- a CDS encoding NAD-dependent epimerase/dehydratase family protein: protein MRVLLAGATGTIGTHLTRQLLDAGHEVVGLTRRPEGAVRLRTAGAQPVVADVLDAPALLAALDGVRADAVVHEGTSIAGTPWRHRDLHPTNVLRTRGTANLLLAAEVVGARRFVTQSFLYVHGYVDHGDTPVREDQPFGPSGGGEFDRHVGAMRANERQVLGARGVEGVALRYAFFYGSESGTFGLLDMAARRLLPAPAHGTNLSVVHVEDAAAATVAALERGRAGEAYNVADDHPLTWSEYLDAVADAAGAPRPWRLPNVVFRASAYLGTVMTRAGIHLDTAKARRELDWVPRYPSVRDGLAAVAADWRARGSTPA, encoded by the coding sequence GTGCGAGTGCTTCTTGCCGGTGCGACGGGCACCATCGGCACACACCTGACCCGGCAGCTGCTCGACGCCGGGCACGAGGTGGTCGGCCTGACCCGTCGGCCTGAGGGGGCCGTGCGGCTGCGGACCGCCGGCGCACAGCCGGTCGTCGCCGACGTGCTCGACGCGCCCGCGCTGCTCGCGGCCCTCGACGGCGTGCGTGCGGACGCCGTCGTCCACGAGGGCACGTCGATCGCCGGTACGCCGTGGCGCCACCGTGACCTCCACCCCACGAACGTGCTGCGCACGCGCGGCACCGCGAACCTGCTGCTCGCCGCGGAGGTGGTCGGTGCCCGGCGGTTCGTGACGCAGTCCTTCCTCTACGTCCACGGCTACGTCGACCACGGCGACACCCCCGTCCGCGAGGACCAGCCGTTCGGGCCGAGCGGCGGCGGCGAGTTCGACCGGCACGTCGGTGCGATGCGCGCCAACGAGAGGCAGGTGCTCGGAGCGCGCGGGGTCGAGGGCGTCGCCCTGCGCTACGCCTTCTTCTACGGCTCGGAGTCGGGCACCTTCGGTCTCCTCGACATGGCGGCGCGGCGCCTGCTGCCCGCCCCGGCCCACGGGACGAACCTGTCGGTGGTCCACGTGGAGGACGCGGCGGCCGCGACGGTCGCCGCGCTGGAGCGGGGCCGGGCGGGGGAGGCGTACAACGTCGCCGACGACCACCCGCTCACCTGGTCGGAGTACCTGGACGCCGTCGCCGACGCCGCGGGGGCGCCGCGCCCGTGGCGGCTGCCCAACGTGGTCTTCCGGGCGTCGGCGTACCTCGGCACCGTCATGACGCGGGCCGGCATCCACCTCGACACCGCGAAGGCCCGCCGCGAGCTGGACTGGGTACCGCGGTACCCGAGCGTCCGCGACGGCCTCGCCGCTGTCGCGGCCGACTGGCGTGCGCGAGGCTCAACGCCGGCGTAG
- a CDS encoding DUF554 domain-containing protein produces MDSAFPGLGTLINVAAIVVGSLLGMAVGHRLPERVRDVVTDCLGLVTLLIAAQSAMAVADPALADAVGAGAPVLIVLGALLIGGIAGSGLRISARLESLAGRVHAWSTRPGTARLEAHAARQRFVDGWLTATLLFCVGPLAVLGSLSDGLGRGIDQLALKAVLDGFAALAFASTFGVGVLLSAVSVGVVQGALTLVGLLLGSVVPDAHVAALTATGGLMLVGIGLRLLRVREVPVADMLPALVVAPLLTQVVVLLR; encoded by the coding sequence GTGGACAGTGCGTTCCCGGGGCTCGGCACGCTCATCAACGTGGCGGCCATCGTCGTCGGCTCCCTGCTCGGCATGGCCGTGGGCCACCGGCTGCCGGAGCGGGTCCGGGACGTGGTCACGGACTGCCTGGGGCTGGTCACGCTGCTGATCGCCGCGCAGTCGGCGATGGCCGTGGCTGATCCCGCCCTGGCCGACGCGGTCGGCGCCGGTGCGCCCGTGCTGATCGTGCTCGGCGCGCTGCTCATCGGTGGCATCGCCGGTTCCGGCCTGCGGATCTCCGCCCGTCTGGAGTCTCTCGCCGGCCGCGTCCACGCCTGGTCCACCCGCCCGGGCACCGCCAGGCTCGAGGCCCACGCCGCCCGCCAGCGGTTCGTCGACGGCTGGCTCACCGCGACCCTGCTCTTCTGCGTGGGTCCCCTCGCCGTGCTCGGCAGCCTCTCCGACGGTCTGGGCCGCGGCATCGACCAGCTCGCGCTGAAGGCGGTGCTCGACGGGTTCGCGGCCCTCGCCTTCGCCTCCACCTTCGGCGTGGGCGTGCTGCTCTCCGCGGTCTCGGTCGGGGTGGTGCAGGGTGCCCTGACGCTCGTCGGGCTGCTGCTGGGCTCGGTGGTGCCGGACGCCCACGTGGCCGCGCTGACCGCGACCGGCGGCCTGATGCTGGTCGGCATCGGGCTGCGCCTGCTGCGGGTGCGGGAGGTGCCGGTGGCGGACATGCTGCCCGCGCTGGTGGTGGCGCCGCTGCTCACCCAGGTGGTCGTGCTGCTGCGCTGA
- a CDS encoding VOC family protein codes for MTTRLNPYISFRDTAREALEFYHGVFGGDLNMNTFAEFQMSEDPADADKIMHGQLDAPNGMTLMAADTPSSMDVQDTSNITISLSGDDESQLRGFWDKLADGGSVTVPLEMAPWGDHFGQLTDRFGVAWMVNIAGQGGQGGQGS; via the coding sequence GTGACCACCCGACTCAACCCGTACATCTCGTTCCGGGACACCGCCCGTGAGGCGCTCGAGTTCTACCACGGCGTGTTCGGCGGAGACCTGAACATGAACACCTTCGCCGAGTTCCAGATGAGCGAGGACCCCGCCGACGCCGACAAGATCATGCACGGCCAGCTCGACGCCCCGAACGGCATGACGCTCATGGCGGCCGACACCCCGAGCTCCATGGACGTCCAGGACACCAGCAACATCACCATCTCCCTCAGCGGCGACGACGAGTCGCAGCTGAGGGGCTTCTGGGACAAACTGGCGGACGGCGGCAGCGTCACCGTGCCGCTGGAGATGGCGCCCTGGGGCGACCACTTCGGCCAGCTCACCGACCGGTTCGGCGTCGCCTGGATGGTCAACATCGCGGGTCAGGGCGGGCAGGGCGGCCAGGGCTCCTGA
- a CDS encoding sulfite exporter TauE/SafE family protein, which translates to MTAALVLAVLVGAVMQRVTGMGFALVASPFVILALGPAAGVLVIALLGVLAALIVLGRVRQDVDWAVLGRLLPGALVGIVAGAAAAAVLEAAWAQVVAGVLIILGLIGSAVVVRARTMPRNLGLVGATGFASGAMGVVAGVSGPAMAVLAVLTRWDTVRFAATMQPYFVVTGVATVAARLLLEPAAGGQLDATTWALVAVALGAGVALGELVAKRLSAATAHRLVVVLATAGALTTIADGAARLLG; encoded by the coding sequence ATGACCGCCGCGCTCGTGCTCGCCGTGCTCGTCGGTGCCGTGATGCAGCGCGTCACCGGCATGGGGTTCGCGCTGGTCGCCTCCCCGTTCGTCATCCTCGCGCTCGGCCCGGCGGCCGGTGTGCTGGTGATCGCCCTGCTCGGTGTGCTGGCCGCCCTCATCGTGCTGGGCCGGGTCCGTCAGGACGTCGACTGGGCCGTCCTGGGGCGGCTCCTGCCCGGCGCGCTCGTCGGCATCGTGGCGGGCGCCGCGGCGGCCGCGGTGCTCGAGGCGGCGTGGGCGCAGGTGGTCGCCGGGGTGCTGATCATCCTCGGCCTCATCGGTTCCGCCGTCGTCGTCCGTGCCCGCACGATGCCCCGCAACCTCGGCCTGGTGGGCGCCACCGGGTTCGCGTCCGGGGCGATGGGGGTGGTGGCGGGCGTCAGCGGTCCCGCGATGGCGGTGCTCGCCGTCCTCACCCGCTGGGACACCGTGCGCTTCGCCGCCACGATGCAGCCCTACTTCGTCGTCACCGGCGTGGCCACCGTCGCCGCGCGGCTCCTCCTCGAACCGGCCGCCGGCGGCCAGCTCGACGCCACGACGTGGGCGCTCGTCGCCGTCGCCCTGGGTGCGGGGGTCGCGCTCGGAGAGCTGGTCGCGAAGCGGCTCTCCGCGGCCACGGCGCACCGCCTCGTCGTCGTCCTCGCGACCGCCGGCGCCCTCACCACGATCGCCGACGGCGCCGCCCGGCTCCTCGGCTGA
- a CDS encoding NADPH-dependent FMN reductase — MTKIAIVTGSVRPGRQSLNVANWVKSIADRRDDAEFEIVDIADFNLPVWAEATPPSWGPAQSAEGQAWSAKMAEFDGFVFVVSEYNHSITGALKNALDYLSPELNNKAAGFVSYGSAGGARAVEHLRGILSEMQVAHVRNAVVMSLFTDFENFSVFTPTEPATASVEPMLEQLVPWTKALEAVRAGAFAPVGANA, encoded by the coding sequence ATGACCAAGATCGCCATCGTCACCGGCAGCGTCCGTCCCGGCCGTCAGAGCCTGAACGTCGCCAACTGGGTGAAGTCCATCGCGGACCGCCGCGACGACGCCGAGTTCGAGATCGTCGACATCGCGGACTTCAACCTGCCGGTCTGGGCCGAGGCGACGCCCCCGTCCTGGGGTCCGGCGCAGTCCGCCGAGGGCCAGGCCTGGTCCGCCAAGATGGCCGAGTTCGACGGCTTCGTCTTCGTCGTCTCCGAGTACAACCACTCCATCACCGGCGCGCTGAAGAACGCCCTGGACTACCTCTCGCCCGAGCTGAACAACAAGGCCGCGGGCTTCGTCTCCTACGGCTCCGCCGGCGGCGCCCGCGCCGTGGAGCACCTGCGCGGCATCCTGTCGGAGATGCAGGTCGCGCACGTGCGCAACGCCGTGGTCATGTCGCTGTTCACGGACTTCGAGAACTTCTCCGTCTTCACCCCGACCGAGCCGGCCACCGCCTCGGTCGAGCCCATGCTCGAGCAGCTCGTGCCGTGGACCAAGGCCCTGGAGGCAGTGCGCGCGGGAGCCTTCGCCCCGGTCGGCGCCAACGCCTGA
- a CDS encoding GNAT family N-acetyltransferase: MPHANAPVSLREITRENLRTTLQLEVSPDQREFVAPVGDSIAEAHYAGDVAWYRAIYAGEEAVGFVMIVDDPAHEHYYLWRLLVDHRHQGRGYGAAAMREVVDYVRSRPGARRLGTSYHGEAGGPAGFYERIGFVPTGEVDDDGEIEAVLELT; the protein is encoded by the coding sequence GTGCCCCACGCGAACGCCCCCGTCTCCCTGCGCGAGATCACCCGCGAGAACCTGCGCACCACCCTCCAGCTGGAGGTCTCCCCCGATCAGCGCGAGTTCGTCGCCCCCGTCGGCGACTCGATCGCCGAGGCGCACTACGCCGGCGACGTCGCCTGGTACCGCGCCATCTACGCCGGCGAGGAGGCGGTCGGGTTCGTCATGATCGTCGACGACCCGGCGCACGAGCACTACTACCTGTGGCGTCTTCTCGTGGACCACCGCCACCAGGGCCGGGGCTACGGCGCGGCGGCCATGCGTGAGGTGGTCGACTACGTGCGCTCGCGCCCCGGCGCGCGTCGGCTGGGCACCAGCTACCACGGCGAGGCCGGCGGGCCGGCGGGGTTCTACGAGCGCATCGGCTTCGTGCCCACGGGCGAGGTCGACGACGACGGCGAGATCGAGGCGGTCCTCGAGCTCACCTGA
- the gtfA gene encoding sucrose phosphorylase: MEERRGVQLIAYADRFGGSVRGLLDLLDGPLAGVFDGVHLLPFFTPFDGADAGFDPVDHTAVDPRLGSWADVRALARRYTLMADLIVNHVSADSAEFRDVLARGDVSEHAGMFLTMSDVYPDGADEDELAGIYRPRPGLPFTPMTLGGRRRLVWTTFTSQQIDLNLAHPAGQAYLDGVLAALTDGGVSMVRLDAVGYAVKTAGTSSFMTPRTFDFIGDLTARARERGAEVLVEIHSHFERQVAIAARVDRVYDFALPPLLLHTLYTGDIAALRRWLDVRPANAVTVLDTHDGIGVVDVGPDQIEEGRPGLLAPEQVDALVEGIHTRSGGQSRQATGWAASNVDVYQVNCTYYDALGGDDDAYLLARAVQLFVPGVPQIYYVGLLAGRNDMGLLARTGVGRDINRHHYTREEIERDLDRPVVRRLLELVRLRNAHPAFDGDFRAAGEGSVVVLTWEAGEHRASLEADVATRTFRVDATPAPGGR, from the coding sequence ATGGAAGAGCGCCGCGGTGTCCAGCTGATCGCGTACGCCGACCGCTTCGGCGGGTCCGTCCGCGGCCTGCTCGACCTGCTCGACGGACCGCTCGCCGGGGTCTTCGACGGCGTGCACCTGCTGCCGTTCTTCACGCCGTTCGACGGCGCCGACGCCGGCTTCGACCCGGTCGACCACACCGCCGTCGACCCCCGCCTCGGCAGCTGGGCCGACGTGCGCGCCCTCGCCCGCCGCTACACCCTCATGGCGGACCTCATCGTCAACCACGTCTCCGCCGACTCGGCCGAGTTCCGCGACGTGCTCGCCCGCGGGGACGTCTCCGAGCACGCAGGGATGTTCCTCACCATGTCCGACGTCTACCCGGACGGCGCGGACGAGGACGAGCTCGCCGGCATCTACCGGCCGCGGCCGGGGCTGCCGTTCACGCCGATGACGCTCGGCGGGCGCCGCCGGCTGGTGTGGACCACGTTCACCTCGCAGCAGATCGACCTCAACCTCGCCCACCCCGCCGGGCAGGCGTACCTCGACGGGGTGCTCGCCGCGCTGACCGACGGCGGGGTGTCGATGGTGCGCCTGGACGCCGTCGGGTACGCGGTGAAGACGGCCGGGACCTCCTCGTTCATGACCCCCCGCACGTTCGACTTCATCGGTGACCTGACAGCGCGGGCGCGGGAACGGGGCGCGGAGGTGCTGGTGGAGATCCACTCGCACTTCGAACGTCAGGTGGCGATCGCCGCGCGCGTGGACCGCGTCTACGACTTCGCGCTGCCCCCGCTGCTGCTGCACACGCTGTACACCGGCGACATCGCGGCGCTGCGGCGCTGGCTCGACGTCCGGCCGGCCAACGCGGTCACGGTGCTGGACACGCACGACGGCATCGGCGTCGTCGACGTCGGCCCGGACCAGATCGAGGAGGGGCGGCCGGGGCTCCTCGCCCCCGAGCAGGTCGACGCCCTCGTCGAGGGCATCCACACCCGCTCGGGCGGCCAGTCCCGGCAGGCGACCGGGTGGGCGGCCTCGAACGTGGACGTCTACCAGGTCAACTGCACCTACTACGACGCCCTGGGCGGGGACGACGACGCCTACCTCCTCGCCCGGGCGGTCCAGCTCTTCGTGCCCGGGGTGCCGCAGATCTACTACGTGGGGCTGCTCGCCGGCCGCAACGACATGGGGCTGCTCGCCCGCACCGGGGTGGGCCGGGACATCAACCGCCACCACTACACGCGCGAGGAGATCGAGCGGGACCTCGACCGGCCCGTGGTGCGCCGGCTGCTGGAGCTGGTCCGCCTGCGCAACGCCCACCCAGCGTTCGACGGCGACTTCCGGGCGGCAGGCGAGGGCTCCGTCGTCGTCCTGACCTGGGAGGCGGGCGAGCATCGGGCGAGCCTCGAGGCGGACGTGGCGACCAGGACGTTCCGGGTCGACGCGACGCCCGCACCGGGCGGGCGATGA
- a CDS encoding DsbA family protein, producing the protein MSTTASRPTKAEQREEARQRARELRAEQERKARRSRRLLVGAVAAFVLVVAAAVTAIVVQGSKSLLDGVSATPAHTTEEGAVTLGSDLVAGAVNPGAPVVDVYFDYTCSYCGEFERINGEDLNEATEAGDITLALHPVSILDRSGDFSAFSGRAAQAAVTVAHGAPEAFLDFHEAMYTLWADAVAGGAVEGGSGGGEPTDADIAAAALDAGVPQDVVDRFTEGTYTEWVEASTTQFGRDGFTGTPTVLVDGEPFQNWSDAGALVAEAVG; encoded by the coding sequence ATGAGCACCACCGCATCCCGGCCGACGAAGGCCGAGCAGCGCGAGGAGGCCCGGCAGCGGGCCCGCGAGCTGCGGGCCGAGCAGGAACGGAAGGCACGGCGCAGCCGGCGCCTTCTCGTCGGCGCCGTCGCGGCGTTCGTGCTCGTGGTGGCCGCGGCGGTGACCGCGATCGTGGTCCAGGGCAGCAAGAGCCTCCTCGACGGCGTCTCCGCGACGCCCGCGCACACCACCGAGGAGGGGGCGGTGACGCTCGGCTCGGACCTGGTCGCCGGCGCGGTCAACCCCGGCGCTCCCGTCGTCGACGTCTACTTCGACTACACGTGCAGCTACTGCGGCGAGTTCGAGCGGATCAACGGCGAGGACCTGAACGAGGCGACGGAGGCCGGCGACATCACGCTCGCGCTGCACCCGGTGTCCATCCTCGACCGCTCGGGCGACTTCTCCGCGTTCTCCGGCCGCGCGGCGCAGGCCGCGGTGACCGTCGCGCACGGCGCCCCCGAGGCGTTCCTCGACTTCCACGAGGCCATGTACACCCTGTGGGCCGACGCCGTGGCGGGCGGTGCGGTCGAGGGTGGCAGCGGGGGCGGCGAGCCGACCGACGCGGACATCGCGGCGGCCGCGCTGGACGCCGGCGTCCCCCAGGACGTCGTCGACCGGTTCACCGAGGGCACGTACACGGAGTGGGTGGAGGCGAGCACCACCCAGTTCGGCCGCGACGGCTTCACCGGTACGCCGACCGTTTTGGTCGACGGCGAGCCCTTCCAGAACTGGTCGGACGCCGGCGCGCTGGTCGCCGAGGCGGTCGGCTGA
- a CDS encoding GNAT family N-acetyltransferase: MPEVPEPQYRIVDGTPDVASYLRLREEAGLTPKTRAQAEAALPGSWTAVHAVVRATGEAVAMGRVIGDGGWYFHVVDMAVLPPHQRRGLGDRILTTLLDRIRERAPSGAYVSLMADPPGRRLYARHGFEESAPSSVGMVLRLE; the protein is encoded by the coding sequence CGAGGTACCAGAACCGCAGTACCGGATCGTCGACGGGACGCCTGACGTCGCCAGCTACCTCCGCCTCCGCGAGGAGGCCGGACTCACCCCCAAGACCCGCGCCCAGGCCGAGGCGGCCCTCCCGGGCAGCTGGACCGCGGTCCATGCCGTGGTACGGGCTACCGGGGAGGCCGTGGCCATGGGACGGGTGATCGGCGACGGCGGGTGGTACTTCCACGTCGTCGACATGGCGGTCCTGCCGCCCCACCAGCGCCGCGGCCTCGGGGACCGGATCCTCACCACGCTCCTCGACCGGATCCGGGAGCGGGCGCCGTCGGGCGCCTACGTGAGCCTGATGGCCGACCCGCCAGGGCGTCGGCTCTACGCCCGGCACGGGTTCGAGGAGTCCGCTCCGTCGTCAGTCGGGATGGTTCTGCGCCTGGAGTGA